A genomic region of Oceanispirochaeta sp. contains the following coding sequences:
- a CDS encoding YqaJ viral recombinase family protein, translating into MRTEGIGGSEAAGVMNMSKYSSPLTVAMEKTGRIKPDDISQEDPIIMGNLMEPLIRNNIVKPILKQRLDLDVEVIDPTHMYRSDIYPWMIINTDGFLIVTTKLKEGEEPGDCGTEAKLIGLELKFRSSYMLQYYGGRDGSEVMDSDYCQVQHYMAGTGLDEFLVFAMCGSLPVIRFVPRNDKFIIALVEEERKLWEIIQENNIMNFPAPNGSDADQKVVDHLGRPQSEEAAMIPQDEEKMVLHKYLGSEIKRLTEDRKRIQQEILMDMGIHKYGETDNMMVTNSRFPVTRLDGKRLRLEKPEIAEEYSNTTESSRFSVKER; encoded by the coding sequence ATGAGGACAGAAGGGATCGGAGGCTCTGAGGCTGCAGGGGTGATGAACATGAGCAAATATAGCAGCCCTCTCACGGTGGCAATGGAAAAGACAGGCAGAATAAAGCCTGATGACATTTCCCAGGAAGACCCCATAATCATGGGGAACCTCATGGAGCCTCTGATCCGGAACAACATTGTCAAGCCGATCCTTAAACAGAGACTTGACCTTGATGTTGAAGTCATCGATCCGACTCACATGTACCGCTCTGACATTTATCCATGGATGATTATCAATACTGACGGGTTTTTAATTGTTACAACAAAGCTAAAAGAAGGTGAAGAGCCTGGAGATTGCGGAACTGAAGCAAAACTAATCGGCCTGGAACTGAAATTCCGTTCATCCTATATGCTCCAATACTACGGGGGCCGGGACGGTTCAGAGGTTATGGACTCAGACTATTGTCAGGTTCAGCATTACATGGCCGGGACCGGGCTTGATGAGTTCCTGGTTTTCGCAATGTGTGGAAGCCTCCCGGTTATCCGCTTTGTCCCCAGGAATGATAAGTTTATCATAGCACTGGTAGAAGAAGAGAGGAAACTCTGGGAAATAATTCAGGAAAATAACATAATGAATTTCCCAGCTCCGAACGGATCGGATGCAGATCAGAAAGTAGTTGACCATCTTGGCAGACCTCAGTCAGAAGAAGCCGCAATGATCCCACAGGATGAGGAAAAGATGGTATTACATAAATACCTTGGATCAGAGATCAAGAGGCTCACAGAGGACAGGAAACGCATTCAGCAGGAAATCCTTATGGATATGGGAATCCACAAATACGGGGAGACTGACAACATGATGGTGACAAACTCACGCTTCCCCGTGACAAGACTAGACGGGAAACGGCTCAGGCTTGAAAAACCTGAGATAGCAGAGGAATACAGCAACACTACTGAATCATCAAGGTTCAGTGTTAAGGAGAGATGA